In Leisingera methylohalidivorans DSM 14336, a single genomic region encodes these proteins:
- a CDS encoding O-acetylhomoserine aminocarboxypropyltransferase/cysteine synthase family protein: protein MTDAPTYGFDTLQIHAGAKPDPATGARQTPIYQSTAYVFRDAEHAAALFNLQEVGFIYSRLTNPTVAVLQERLATLEGGVGAVCCSSGHAAQIMALFPLMAPGCNVVASTRLYGGTVTQFSQTIKRFGWSAKFVDTDDLDAVNAAIDENTRAVFCESVANPGGYVTDIRALADITDTAGIPLIVDNTSATPYLCKPINQGATLVVHSTTKYLTGNGTVTGGCVVDSGNFDWSASDKFPSLSAPSLSAPEDAYHGLKFHETFGPLAFTFHSIAIGLRDLGMTMNPQGAHYTLMGVETLSLRMQKHCENAEKIAAWLENDSRVDYVTYAGLPSSPYYERARACYPKGIGGLFTFAVKGGYDACIKLVDSLEIFSHVANLGDTRSLIIHSASTTHRQLSPEQQEAAGAGPNVVRVSIGIEDADDLIRDLDQALAKACG from the coding sequence ATGACCGACGCTCCGACATACGGTTTTGACACCTTGCAGATCCATGCCGGCGCCAAACCGGACCCGGCCACCGGCGCCCGGCAGACGCCGATCTACCAAAGCACCGCCTATGTGTTCCGCGATGCCGAGCACGCCGCCGCGCTGTTCAATCTGCAGGAAGTCGGCTTTATCTATTCCCGCCTGACCAACCCCACCGTCGCGGTGCTGCAGGAACGTCTGGCAACGCTGGAAGGCGGCGTTGGCGCGGTCTGCTGCTCCTCCGGCCATGCGGCGCAGATCATGGCGCTGTTCCCGCTGATGGCTCCAGGCTGCAATGTGGTCGCCTCGACCCGGCTATACGGCGGCACCGTCACCCAGTTCAGCCAGACCATCAAGCGTTTCGGCTGGTCCGCCAAATTCGTCGATACCGACGATCTGGACGCGGTGAATGCCGCCATCGACGAAAACACCCGCGCCGTGTTCTGCGAATCCGTGGCCAACCCCGGCGGCTATGTGACCGACATCCGCGCCCTGGCGGATATCACCGACACCGCCGGCATCCCGCTGATTGTCGACAATACCTCTGCCACGCCGTATCTGTGCAAGCCGATCAACCAGGGGGCGACGCTGGTGGTCCACTCCACCACAAAATACCTCACTGGCAATGGTACCGTGACCGGCGGCTGCGTGGTTGACAGCGGCAATTTCGACTGGTCCGCCAGCGATAAATTCCCGTCGCTGTCCGCCCCGTCGCTGTCCGCCCCCGAGGATGCCTATCACGGGTTGAAGTTCCACGAGACCTTCGGCCCGCTCGCCTTTACCTTCCACAGCATTGCCATTGGCCTGCGCGACCTTGGCATGACGATGAACCCGCAAGGGGCGCATTACACGCTGATGGGTGTTGAGACGCTGTCGCTGCGGATGCAGAAACATTGCGAGAACGCCGAGAAGATCGCGGCCTGGCTCGAAAACGACAGCCGCGTTGACTACGTGACCTATGCGGGCCTGCCGTCCTCGCCCTATTACGAGCGCGCCCGGGCCTGCTATCCCAAGGGCATCGGCGGCCTGTTCACCTTTGCCGTAAAGGGCGGCTATGACGCCTGCATCAAGCTGGTGGATTCGCTGGAGATTTTCAGCCATGTGGCCAACCTGGGCGACACCCGCTCGCTGATTATCCACTCAGCCTCCACCACCCACCGGCAGCTGTCGCCGGAACAGCAGGAGGCGGCAGGCGCCGGCCCGAATGTGGTGCGCGTCTCCATCGGGATCGAAGACGCAGACGACCTGATCCGCGATCTGGACCAAGCGCTGGCCAAAGCCTGCGGTTAA
- a CDS encoding SIMPL domain-containing protein, with translation MKAKKILAAALMLSMSAGALAASEAAALRQISVTGESTMQVAPELATITLGVTEEAGEAAAAMAAVSDAMGAVIARLKDGGIAAEDLQTRQISMHPVWSQDRSYDSGGRREITGFQASNTLMVRVRDLDRLGPVLDAVLRAGANQFQGLSFGVADPSAVTDQIRSEAVKDAIRKAQQLAEAAGMELGPVRSINEQGGGGGRPMMVMEMARSDAMPIEAGELTFSHNVSVVFDMTVPGGE, from the coding sequence ATGAAGGCAAAGAAAATTCTGGCGGCGGCGCTGATGCTGTCGATGAGCGCCGGCGCCCTGGCCGCAAGCGAGGCCGCTGCGCTGCGCCAGATCTCCGTCACCGGAGAAAGCACGATGCAGGTGGCACCGGAGCTGGCAACCATTACCTTGGGCGTCACCGAGGAAGCCGGGGAAGCCGCCGCCGCGATGGCAGCCGTATCAGATGCGATGGGCGCGGTGATCGCCCGGCTGAAGGACGGCGGCATTGCTGCGGAGGACTTGCAAACCCGGCAGATCTCGATGCATCCGGTCTGGTCGCAAGACCGGTCCTATGACAGCGGCGGACGGCGCGAGATCACCGGGTTTCAGGCGTCGAACACGCTGATGGTGCGGGTGCGCGACCTCGACCGGCTGGGCCCGGTTCTGGATGCGGTGCTGAGGGCCGGCGCCAATCAGTTTCAGGGGCTGAGCTTCGGGGTGGCGGATCCGTCGGCGGTCACCGATCAAATCCGCAGCGAGGCGGTCAAGGATGCAATCCGCAAGGCGCAGCAGCTGGCCGAAGCGGCAGGCATGGAGCTGGGACCGGTGCGTTCAATCAATGAGCAGGGCGGCGGTGGCGGGCGTCCGATGATGGTAATGGAAATGGCCCGCAGCGACGCGATGCCGATCGAAGCCGGGGAGCTGACCTTCAGCCACAATGTCTCGGTCGTCTTCGACATGACTGTGCCGGGCGGCGAGTAA
- the hppD gene encoding 4-hydroxyphenylpyruvate dioxygenase, which yields MGPFPHNAPKSEISPENPAGTDGFEFVEFASPDPDELRELFTQMGYELTGHRKDQPLVELWQQGDVTYILNADPESFAAKFVEQHGPCAPAMGWRVADAQKAFEHAVAKGAEAYEGDDKTMDVPAIKGIGGSLIYFIDQYYDTSPYNTEFKWLKQSKPRGDGFFYLDHLTHNVYKGNMDKWFRFYQELFNFKEIRFFDIQGKFTGLLSRALTSPCGRIRIPINEDRGETGQIVSYLKKYNGEGIQHIAVGSDDIYASTDAIAAKGLKFMPGPNDAYYEMSKERVHGHDEPLDRMKKHGILIDGEGVVDGGETRILLQIFSKTVIGPIFFEFIQRKGDDGFGEGNFKALFESIEQEQINNGEIQAAG from the coding sequence ATGGGTCCGTTCCCGCATAACGCCCCGAAATCCGAAATCAGCCCGGAAAACCCGGCTGGCACCGATGGTTTTGAATTTGTTGAATTTGCCAGCCCGGATCCGGACGAGCTGCGAGAGCTGTTCACTCAGATGGGCTATGAGCTGACAGGCCATCGCAAGGATCAGCCGCTGGTGGAGCTGTGGCAGCAGGGCGATGTCACCTATATCCTGAACGCCGACCCCGAAAGCTTTGCCGCCAAATTCGTGGAACAGCACGGCCCCTGCGCCCCGGCGATGGGCTGGCGGGTGGCGGATGCGCAGAAGGCGTTCGAACATGCCGTCGCCAAGGGCGCCGAAGCCTATGAGGGCGATGACAAGACCATGGACGTGCCCGCGATCAAGGGCATCGGCGGCTCGCTGATTTACTTCATTGATCAGTACTACGACACCTCGCCCTACAACACCGAGTTCAAGTGGCTGAAGCAGTCCAAGCCGCGCGGCGACGGGTTCTTCTATCTCGATCACCTGACCCACAATGTCTACAAGGGCAACATGGACAAGTGGTTCAGGTTCTATCAGGAGCTGTTCAATTTCAAAGAGATCCGGTTCTTTGACATTCAGGGCAAGTTCACTGGCCTTCTCAGCCGCGCGCTGACCTCGCCCTGCGGCCGTATCCGGATCCCGATCAACGAGGACCGGGGGGAAACCGGGCAGATCGTCTCATATCTGAAAAAATACAACGGCGAAGGCATCCAGCATATCGCTGTGGGCAGCGACGACATCTATGCCAGCACCGATGCGATTGCTGCAAAGGGGCTGAAGTTCATGCCCGGCCCGAATGATGCGTACTATGAGATGTCCAAAGAGCGGGTTCACGGCCATGACGAACCGCTGGACCGGATGAAAAAACACGGCATCCTGATCGACGGCGAAGGGGTTGTGGACGGCGGCGAGACCCGCATCCTGCTGCAGATCTTCTCAAAAACCGTGATCGGGCCGATTTTCTTTGAGTTCATCCAGCGCAAGGGCGACGACGGCTTCGGCGAGGGCAACTTCAAGGCGCTGTTCGAATCCATCGAGCAGGAGCAGATCAACAACGGTGAGATCCAAGCCGCGGGATAA
- a CDS encoding Lrp/AsnC family transcriptional regulator: MLDPADTKLLAALQKNAHLTAQELGEMLNLSPSQAGRRRQRLEADGYIQGYSARLDPARLGLSVQGFVQVHLGSHGPEQSKGFARLVASQPEITSAWTMTGEADYLLRVYCADLEALNTLIHGILLPHPAVSRVQSQIVMAQLKRDAPLPT; the protein is encoded by the coding sequence ATGCTTGACCCTGCCGATACCAAACTGCTTGCAGCCCTTCAGAAAAACGCCCATCTCACCGCGCAGGAATTGGGCGAGATGCTCAACCTTTCGCCCAGCCAGGCCGGACGGCGGCGCCAGCGGCTGGAGGCAGACGGGTATATCCAAGGCTATTCGGCCCGGCTCGACCCCGCCAGGCTCGGGCTGTCGGTGCAGGGGTTTGTGCAGGTTCATCTGGGCAGCCACGGCCCCGAACAGTCCAAGGGGTTCGCCCGGCTGGTGGCCAGCCAGCCGGAAATCACCTCCGCCTGGACCATGACCGGAGAGGCCGATTACCTGCTGCGGGTCTACTGCGCCGATCTGGAGGCATTGAATACGCTGATCCACGGCATCCTGCTGCCCCATCCCGCTGTTTCCAGGGTCCAGAGCCAGATCGTCATGGCACAATTAAAACGCGATGCGCCGCTGCCGACTTAA
- a CDS encoding PAS domain-containing protein encodes MSFLDRRVESRPTSGEAPFGLNEVFFSRTDSRGVIEAGNYVFRRVGAYSWDELIGAPHKVIRHPDMPKGVFSLFWDTIQRGEFMGAYVKNKAKDGLYYWVFAVVAPCQDGYLSARIKPSSALFTEVRGLYAKMLKRETDAGVTPEDSAQYLLDWLNGQGYENYHQFAAHALSQELISRDQGLNQPPHTRIQDLTGMLRMAETLVEETEGLITDFDAMHTIPHNLRVLASRIEPSGGPVTVLSQNYGSMSREMSDWFGAHVMGENSNFAKIKSSVNSSLFVEGMARILIECDNQLQQERREIGEADMESERKILSDLVQDQVKRSKDGMQEVDEEAARITSACQIMHRHFLGLSSTRVLLKIESARLTDSGETLADIIDQLGGFQERISRRLDRIGKLSEEIRLLEQ; translated from the coding sequence GTGTCTTTTCTTGACCGCCGAGTTGAATCGCGCCCGACCAGCGGCGAGGCCCCGTTCGGCCTCAACGAGGTGTTCTTTTCCAGAACCGACAGCCGCGGTGTGATCGAGGCCGGCAACTATGTGTTCCGCCGGGTCGGTGCCTACTCCTGGGACGAACTGATCGGCGCGCCGCATAAGGTGATCCGTCACCCGGACATGCCCAAAGGGGTGTTCTCATTGTTCTGGGACACCATCCAGCGCGGCGAATTCATGGGCGCCTATGTCAAGAACAAGGCCAAGGACGGGCTGTATTATTGGGTGTTTGCCGTTGTGGCGCCCTGCCAGGACGGCTACCTGTCCGCCCGCATCAAGCCCAGCAGTGCCTTGTTTACCGAGGTGCGCGGTCTTTATGCGAAGATGCTCAAGCGGGAGACCGATGCGGGCGTCACCCCGGAGGACAGCGCGCAGTACCTGCTCGACTGGCTGAACGGCCAGGGCTACGAGAATTACCACCAGTTTGCTGCCCATGCGCTGAGCCAGGAGCTGATCTCCCGCGATCAGGGGCTGAACCAGCCGCCCCACACCCGGATCCAGGATTTGACGGGCATGCTGCGCATGGCTGAAACCCTGGTCGAAGAGACCGAGGGGCTGATCACAGATTTCGATGCGATGCACACGATCCCGCATAATCTGCGGGTGCTGGCATCGCGGATCGAACCTTCGGGCGGCCCGGTCACGGTGCTGTCGCAAAACTACGGGTCGATGTCGCGCGAAATGTCGGATTGGTTCGGGGCCCATGTGATGGGCGAGAACAGCAATTTTGCCAAAATAAAATCCTCGGTGAACAGCAGCCTGTTTGTCGAAGGCATGGCGCGCATCCTGATCGAGTGCGACAACCAGCTGCAGCAGGAACGCCGCGAAATCGGCGAGGCCGACATGGAAAGCGAGCGCAAGATCCTGTCCGATCTGGTGCAGGATCAGGTCAAGCGGTCGAAGGACGGCATGCAGGAAGTGGATGAAGAAGCAGCCCGCATCACCAGCGCCTGCCAGATCATGCACCGGCATTTCCTTGGTCTCAGCTCCACCCGCGTGCTGCTCAAAATCGAAAGCGCGCGGCTGACCGATTCCGGCGAAACACTGGCTGACATCATTGACCAGCTGGGCGGCTTCCAGGAACGGATTTCGCGGCGGCTGGACCGGATCGGCAAGCTGAGCGAAGAAATCCGCCTGCTCGAGCAATAA
- a CDS encoding monovalent cation:proton antiporter-2 (CPA2) family protein, protein MEEFFYQATIYLGAAVIAVPLAARLGLGSVLGYLAAGIAIGPIFGLTGTETEDLRHFAEFGVVMMLFLIGLELEPRALWAMRDKLIGLGGMQVTASTLVLMAAAMAAGEPWHVSLAVGLALSLSSTAIVLQTLSEKGLMRTGGGRSAFSVLLTQDIAVIPILAFLPLLGSYAIPQFTTDGSISRDSAGHGGGHGSLSLVDGLPGWAVALVTLAAIASIILAGIYLTRPLFRFIHASNLREMYTALALMIVVGISFLMTLVGLSPALGAFLAGVVLANSEFRHELESDLNPFKGLLLGLFFITVGAGINYRQFLADPGDLIGLALLVIFAKGVVLFAVGRAFGLRRRRLWLFTLSLAQAGEFGFVLLAFSTQLNVIPAALSEKLLLVIALSMLITPLLFIAYDLLSKRMGDALQEYEPDEIDEEGPVIIAGIGRFGQIVNRLVQASGFKTVVLDHDMEAVQLMRRFGVKSFLGDPTRPELLKAAGIAKAKVFVVALDDPEGVVKMVAYVRRSYPELHIIARAKDRNHVYELYKAGADDIVREMFDSSVRAGRYVLENVGLSEYEAAQAAQTFYAHDRTNLRDLAQHWIPGVPASQNPAYIDRARELEKAIESAIFEMAERKRKKSAEAAE, encoded by the coding sequence ATGGAAGAGTTCTTTTATCAAGCGACCATATATCTGGGGGCCGCAGTCATTGCGGTTCCTCTGGCTGCGCGCCTTGGGCTTGGCTCGGTTCTGGGCTATCTCGCTGCCGGAATCGCCATCGGCCCGATCTTCGGGCTGACCGGCACCGAAACCGAGGATTTGCGCCACTTCGCTGAGTTTGGCGTGGTAATGATGCTGTTCCTGATCGGGCTTGAGCTGGAACCGCGCGCATTATGGGCCATGCGGGACAAGCTGATCGGCCTGGGCGGGATGCAGGTGACGGCCTCGACCCTGGTTCTGATGGCCGCCGCCATGGCCGCGGGCGAACCCTGGCATGTCAGCCTGGCGGTCGGGCTGGCGCTGTCGCTGTCTTCCACCGCGATTGTCCTGCAGACGCTGTCGGAAAAGGGGCTGATGCGCACCGGCGGCGGCCGTTCTGCCTTTTCGGTGCTGCTGACCCAGGATATCGCGGTGATCCCGATCCTCGCCTTTCTGCCGCTGCTGGGCAGTTACGCGATCCCCCAGTTTACCACCGACGGCTCTATCAGCCGTGACAGCGCAGGCCATGGCGGCGGCCACGGGTCGCTGTCGCTGGTGGACGGGCTGCCGGGCTGGGCGGTGGCGCTTGTCACCCTGGCCGCAATCGCCTCTATCATCCTGGCCGGCATTTACCTGACCCGGCCGCTGTTCCGGTTCATCCACGCCTCCAACCTGCGTGAAATGTACACTGCGCTGGCGCTGATGATTGTCGTCGGCATCTCCTTCCTGATGACACTGGTCGGCCTCTCCCCCGCCCTTGGCGCCTTTCTGGCCGGGGTGGTTCTGGCCAACTCCGAATTCCGGCACGAATTGGAAAGCGACCTCAACCCTTTCAAAGGGCTGCTGCTGGGGCTGTTTTTCATCACCGTCGGCGCGGGTATCAACTACCGCCAGTTCCTGGCCGATCCGGGCGATCTGATCGGCTTGGCGCTGCTGGTGATCTTTGCCAAGGGCGTGGTGCTGTTTGCCGTCGGCCGCGCCTTCGGCCTGCGCCGCCGCCGTTTGTGGCTGTTCACCCTCAGCCTGGCCCAAGCCGGGGAGTTCGGCTTTGTGCTGCTGGCTTTTTCCACCCAGCTGAACGTCATTCCGGCGGCCCTGTCCGAAAAGCTGCTGCTGGTGATTGCGCTGTCGATGCTGATCACGCCGCTGCTGTTCATCGCCTATGACCTGCTGTCCAAGCGCATGGGCGATGCTCTGCAGGAATATGAACCTGACGAGATTGACGAGGAAGGACCGGTGATCATCGCGGGCATCGGCCGTTTCGGCCAGATCGTCAACCGGCTGGTGCAGGCCAGCGGTTTCAAGACCGTGGTGCTGGATCATGACATGGAGGCGGTGCAGCTGATGCGCCGGTTCGGGGTGAAAAGCTTCCTTGGCGACCCCACCAGGCCCGAATTGCTGAAAGCTGCAGGCATTGCCAAAGCCAAGGTGTTTGTGGTGGCGCTGGATGACCCGGAAGGCGTGGTCAAGATGGTCGCCTATGTGCGCCGGTCCTACCCGGAACTGCATATCATCGCCCGCGCCAAGGACCGCAACCATGTCTATGAGCTGTACAAGGCCGGCGCCGATGACATCGTGCGCGAGATGTTCGACAGCTCGGTGCGTGCAGGCCGCTATGTGCTGGAGAACGTCGGCCTCAGCGAATATGAGGCGGCACAAGCGGCGCAGACCTTCTATGCGCATGACCGCACCAATCTGCGCGACCTTGCACAGCACTGGATTCCCGGCGTGCCCGCCAGCCAGAACCCGGCCTATATCGACCGCGCCCGCGAGCTGGAGAAAGCCATCGAAAGCGCGATTTTCGAGATGGCCGAACGCAAGCGCAAGAAGTCCGCAGAAGCCGCCGAATAA
- the cobT gene encoding nicotinate-nucleotide--dimethylbenzimidazole phosphoribosyltransferase, with protein sequence MLPQLSSLDDFRAALAGAPAQDQAALDGAAARNTQLTKPPGALGRLEELAIWYGGWRGSDRPDITAPQVIVFAGNHGVTAQGVSAFPPEVTAQMVINFEHGGAAINQLARLAGARMDVHALELERPAADFTHGPAMSREDLLAALKAGWEAVDPSADLLVVGEMGIGNTTPAAALACALFGGEAEDWTGRGTGVDDAELANKTRVVAEGVALHKDAIQDGLDALACLGGREIAAMAGAIAAARVLRIPVILDGFICCAAAACLLQTADSALDHAVAGHQSAEGAHPALLAKLNKEPLLALGLRLGEASGAALAIQVLKGAVACHSGMATFAEAGVTDG encoded by the coding sequence ATGCTGCCACAGCTTTCCTCCCTTGATGACTTCCGCGCCGCACTGGCCGGCGCACCCGCGCAGGACCAGGCCGCGCTTGATGGTGCGGCTGCGCGCAACACCCAGCTGACCAAGCCGCCCGGTGCCTTGGGTCGGCTGGAAGAGCTGGCGATCTGGTACGGCGGCTGGCGCGGCAGCGACCGGCCGGACATCACCGCGCCGCAGGTGATCGTCTTTGCCGGCAATCACGGGGTGACCGCACAGGGCGTCTCGGCCTTCCCGCCGGAAGTCACCGCGCAGATGGTGATCAACTTTGAACATGGCGGCGCGGCTATCAACCAGCTGGCCAGGCTGGCCGGCGCGCGCATGGATGTGCATGCGCTGGAGCTGGAGCGCCCGGCCGCCGATTTCACCCACGGGCCGGCGATGAGCCGGGAAGATCTGCTGGCCGCCCTGAAAGCCGGCTGGGAGGCGGTGGACCCAAGCGCTGACCTGCTGGTGGTCGGCGAAATGGGGATCGGCAATACCACGCCTGCAGCGGCGCTGGCCTGTGCGCTTTTCGGCGGCGAGGCTGAGGATTGGACCGGGCGCGGCACCGGTGTGGACGATGCAGAGCTGGCGAACAAGACCCGCGTGGTGGCCGAAGGCGTTGCGCTGCACAAAGATGCTATCCAGGACGGTCTGGATGCGCTGGCGTGCCTGGGCGGGCGCGAGATTGCCGCCATGGCGGGTGCGATTGCTGCCGCCCGGGTGCTGCGCATCCCGGTGATCCTGGACGGCTTCATCTGCTGCGCTGCGGCTGCCTGCCTGCTGCAGACCGCAGACAGCGCCCTGGACCATGCAGTGGCAGGCCATCAGAGCGCCGAAGGGGCCCATCCGGCGCTGCTGGCGAAACTGAATAAGGAGCCGTTGCTGGCGCTGGGCCTGCGGCTGGGCGAGGCGTCCGGTGCGGCGCTGGCGATCCAGGTGCTGAAAGGCGCAGTTGCCTGCCACAGCGGCATGGCGACCTTTGCCGAGGCCGGGGTCACAGACGGCTGA
- the cobS gene encoding adenosylcobinamide-GDP ribazoletransferase, with product MRKNDIQANDILLVLVLLTRLPLPHLPATAFQRQAKAVWAFPLAGLAVSLPAALAASFALHMGLPAAVAAGLALALQVMLSGAMHEDGLADTADGLWGGYSRDRRLEIMKDSRIGAYGVIALILGFGLRWSALAALIAAAGVWPLLALAMLSRAVMPALMSALPNARAAGLSQTVGRPRALPCLLAALLAIVLSLPLIGAAALAAALAMGAAALGLAALAKAKIGGQTGDILGASQQIAEIAGLLTLLVFCS from the coding sequence ATGCGAAAAAACGACATCCAGGCAAATGACATCCTGCTGGTGCTGGTTCTGCTGACCCGGCTGCCGCTGCCGCATCTGCCCGCGACAGCCTTTCAGCGGCAGGCCAAGGCGGTCTGGGCGTTTCCGCTGGCCGGGCTTGCCGTCAGCCTGCCGGCCGCGCTGGCGGCATCTTTTGCCTTGCACATGGGCCTGCCCGCCGCGGTGGCCGCAGGGCTGGCGCTGGCGCTTCAGGTGATGCTGTCAGGTGCCATGCACGAGGACGGGCTTGCTGATACCGCCGATGGTTTATGGGGCGGCTATAGCCGGGACCGGCGGCTGGAGATCATGAAGGACAGCCGCATCGGCGCTTATGGCGTGATTGCGCTGATCCTCGGGTTTGGCCTGCGCTGGAGCGCCCTGGCCGCACTGATCGCCGCAGCAGGTGTCTGGCCGCTGCTAGCCCTGGCAATGCTGAGCCGGGCAGTGATGCCTGCGCTGATGTCGGCACTGCCGAATGCGCGCGCCGCCGGTCTGTCGCAAACCGTGGGCCGCCCCCGCGCCCTGCCCTGTTTGCTGGCCGCCTTGCTGGCCATTGTCCTGTCGCTGCCTCTGATTGGGGCTGCGGCCCTGGCTGCTGCCTTGGCCATGGGTGCGGCTGCCCTTGGTTTGGCCGCTTTGGCCAAGGCCAAGATCGGCGGCCAGACCGGGGACATTCTGGGGGCATCCCAGCAAATTGCCGAGATTGCCGGCCTGCTCACGCTTCTCGTCTTCTGCAGCTGA
- a CDS encoding CarD family transcriptional regulator, producing the protein MTKSKKLEFRPNEYVVYPAHGVGQIISIEEQEVAGFALELFVITFEKDKMTLRVPTNKATEVGMRSLSSPDVIAQAMKTLKGKAKVKRAMWSRRAQEYEQKINSGDLISIAEVVRDLHRTDDQREQSYSERQLYEAALERLTREVAAVSGNDEIAAAKQVDEVLTSRVAA; encoded by the coding sequence ATGACCAAATCGAAGAAGCTCGAATTCCGCCCCAATGAGTATGTAGTCTACCCGGCGCACGGCGTTGGCCAGATCATCTCGATCGAGGAGCAGGAAGTGGCCGGCTTCGCGCTGGAGCTTTTCGTGATCACCTTTGAAAAGGACAAGATGACCCTGCGGGTGCCGACCAACAAGGCTACCGAAGTGGGCATGCGCTCGCTCAGCTCGCCGGACGTGATTGCCCAGGCGATGAAAACGCTGAAAGGTAAAGCAAAGGTGAAACGCGCCATGTGGTCGCGCCGCGCTCAGGAGTATGAGCAGAAGATCAACTCCGGTGATCTGATCTCGATCGCCGAAGTGGTCCGAGACCTGCACCGCACCGATGATCAGCGCGAGCAGAGCTACTCCGAACGCCAGCTGTACGAAGCCGCGCTTGAGCGCCTGACCCGCGAAGTCGCAGCAGTATCCGGCAACGACGAAATCGCTGCCGCCAAGCAGGTGGACGAGGTTCTGACCTCCCGCGTTGCAGCCTGA
- the fdxA gene encoding ferredoxin FdxA — protein MTYVVTENCIACKYTDCVEVCPVDCFYEGENTLVIHPDECIDCGVCEPECPADAIRPDTEPDMDKWVEFNRKYSELWPVIVSKKDPMPGYEERDGEEGKMEKYFSEAPGEGG, from the coding sequence ATGACCTATGTCGTGACGGAAAACTGCATCGCCTGCAAATACACCGACTGTGTCGAGGTGTGCCCGGTGGACTGCTTCTACGAGGGCGAGAACACCCTGGTGATCCACCCCGACGAATGCATCGATTGCGGCGTCTGCGAACCGGAATGCCCGGCTGATGCGATCCGCCCGGATACCGAGCCGGATATGGATAAATGGGTTGAATTCAACCGCAAATACTCTGAACTGTGGCCGGTCATCGTATCCAAGAAAGACCCGATGCCGGGCTACGAGGAGCGCGACGGCGAAGAGGGCAAGATGGAGAAGTATTTCTCTGAGGCGCCCGGCGAGGGCGGCTGA
- a CDS encoding RNA-binding S4 domain-containing protein, producing the protein MDEGAPKIRIDKWLWHARFFKTRSLAAKQVGAGHVRLNGTKTLKPAQNVAPGDVLTFVQAKVIRVVRVEAIGTRRGPAPEAQGLYFDMTEKQEKIPANPKFEGKGRPDKKARRALDLTRKQDTL; encoded by the coding sequence ATGGACGAAGGCGCGCCCAAGATCCGCATCGACAAGTGGCTGTGGCATGCGCGGTTTTTCAAAACCCGCAGCCTGGCCGCCAAACAGGTCGGTGCGGGCCATGTGCGCCTTAATGGCACCAAGACCTTGAAACCGGCTCAGAACGTCGCCCCGGGCGACGTTCTGACCTTTGTTCAGGCCAAAGTGATCCGCGTGGTGCGGGTCGAGGCCATCGGCACGCGCCGCGGCCCGGCGCCCGAGGCGCAGGGGCTGTACTTTGATATGACGGAAAAGCAGGAAAAAATTCCGGCTAACCCCAAGTTCGAAGGAAAAGGCCGGCCGGACAAAAAAGCCCGCAGAGCGCTTGATCTTACTCGCAAGCAGGATACCCTTTGA